In Vicia villosa cultivar HV-30 ecotype Madison, WI linkage group LG7, Vvil1.0, whole genome shotgun sequence, the DNA window AGAATCGCGACATAGTGATGTCAAACATTAACAAACTCTGAGATAAGCTTGAtagcaatgttttaaaaacatAACTGAATCGATCAATCGAACCCGTCAAAACAGGAACAAGATGGGTCATCAGTCTGGTTTGATTCATGTACTAGTAAGCTATTAGACAAATGGGAATCAGCCAGGTCCGATAAAAATCGACAGGCTAAATGCTTGCTTTTTTCCTCATacaaaatgatgttgttttgataatttctttaaaaataaaattaaaaaataagtagactttgttaaaaaaaagttatttggAACAACTTTTTCTCCTTGAATTTAAAATCACCAAACACTCCAATTATTTAGTTATTCAGTTTATATGTTGCCATTAAATTttactcaaaatttatttgtattttgtactattttgttgAATGTTATAATTATGTTTAGAATTAGAATTTAAAGAATGAACTTGTGAAATCGTGATATtataaaattttgtaggtgttatGATTTTTTTAGAGACCGAGTCATCTACTTCAAccgatttaataattatataattttgttatagagACCGCTTATTCAGTTGATTTATTCAATCTAATCTAGTTTAGTCATGTTGTTCGATCAATGACTCATTTGTTTGATCAATGAACCAATGATCCAGTATCATCACCGGTTTGATAACCAgctcgatttttaaaacattgtttgATAGCATACTTGGAGTCGGAATAACACACCAAGTCTTTGATGTCGTGTTCTCCGACCATATACAAACCAATATATAGCACCATCAGCTCATCATAAAGGATGTTGGAATAATCAATATTACACATAAAATTGTGAACTCGAGACCATTAGCATTTTAGATCAATCCATCTAAACCTGAGACACTATGGTTATCATGGCTACTGTCATCAAAATTCTTATTACCACCTTTGTGTGCATTTCAAATATTAGATTCATACGTTAaataactcttaattttgaaaattttagtatttaattaaaaagtatatatttaatataattgggGTTTGCCTAGTGGTCAAAGCTTGGGTTTTGAGAGTGTGATCCTCTTAAGGTCTCAAGTTCAAATCGCTATAGGAGCAAATAATTCCTGTGCTGGGACAAGTCCATATAGAGCTTTACTTTGACTTTAAACAGGGCATTCACAAGTGAGCGATGTGATTGGACGCAAAAATTTAAAAGAGACAGGGAAGGAAAAATGTACACCGTATATATCATGGTTTGACAATTCATCCTCGTTATGCCTACTCCACTCTTTGATGATTTTaccatcaaaattttaaaaatcccTTATGTTGAAGCACAATACTCAACTGATAATATTCAAGATCTCCAATGGTATTGATCCAACTATCATGCTAGATACAGTAATCCTGCTCCAAGTTTTAATTTAACAGTAACCTTTACTCAAGTCTGACGAAGTCTAAATAATCTCTCACAACACAACTATAAACTCTCATGACATCAATTTTCTAGAAAGTTTTTCACAATGTTAAATCATAGAGATAGTGTGTTTGTGAATGAAGAAATCTCTCAAGGCTTCTTTCAAGTTTTTTGACAAAACATGTATAAGTTTCTTGGGGAATATCATGATCACTCTCAACTAAGCATcaataatgattattaaaaaattatcatCAATCTTTTTAGAAAAGATACACATTGATTAAATAGGTGCAAgagattttgtaaaaaaataaaagaaagacaacAAGATTTGAGTCAAATCATGAGGTTGTGATTTGAATCAAACAAAGAATGATTTAAATCAAAGGTAGTAAAGTAAATAATTTCtcatttgatttgaatcataatATGTGTTTATGATTCGAGTCACACGAAAACATAATTTGAatcacaactatttaaaaaatagattttgatCACATGATACGAGTAAAAGGATATTTGATTCGAGTCAAGAAGTGTTGTGACTTGAGTCATACACTTTCATATTTGAATTAAGGTGGTAAAACCAAATTCTAAACTTCAAGTGAATGTTTGATTTGAGTTACGACATGTATGATTCAAATCAAGCCTAATTGTACCTCTTGCTGGGGCACCAAATTCTGAAGCATTATGGTTTGAACTTTTAAACCTCGAGTAAAATAAACCTACATATTCCATCAATATTTAATGAAACTGAAGGAAAAAACAAATCAGGACACGCTTCAAGTCTCAACTATTgcagtttatatttttatttgtttataagtgaaTACTAAACGATCTATCCCTttgattttcttaaaaaccgAAGAATAATATAatcagattttattataaaagtaCTCATTAAACAAATTTTTCCATAATCCTAATTTATATATTGTTGCCCCAAACTAATACGCATCATTATTTGAAATGAATTataagacaaaaaaaattcaatgttgaacataataattttttagattttctatTCTTACCATCTATCAATTATAATAGTGTTATATTATAGTTGGCAAGTCCTACCAAAAGTGTGCTCCATACGACTAGTAGAAGAGTTGCCTTGCAGAACTATTTGTTGCAACTTACTAATATGAAGAGTATGTAGGAAGCATTACTATACCTAATAAACACAATGTTGGTGTTGGTTGCTCCTGGTTGtatcattctattttatttttttttaagcaagaatatattaatatatttaatagagAATTAAGGGTATCATTCAACTTTATAACAAAAtatattgtatattttatttttttttaaatgataggttttattttatttttaatttgattaattttttttactttaatcttttatttaaaaaaacgtaTAAAATCATTTagaaattattttgtttttttttttggctttataccaccgatTTAGTCCGGTTCGGAGGCGAGTTCTGGcgtcaagtggttccatccccctcctgATCggagttgcgggggatcgaaccgtggttctccctaccaagtccagcgtcaatcatcactggaccaactaacgattggtaatactattttgttaattaagtcattatttttaaaattttgaataaaaacattaatttatGCATATGTTGCAAttctaattaaatttattttaatctcACATGAGCTTTATGTTGTTTTAATTCATAATTATGTGGTCAATATAGGTTTCCTTAAAACAATAAAAGTTCATAGATTTTCCTAAAGCAATTAGAAcccatattttaatttttgcaaaCAGTCAAAGCTGCATTTGACCATGGATACCACAAAGCAATATActattaaatttgaaattttaaatgaGTTTTTGATGGTCTTATTGAACAACACTCTTTCTATGTTAATCAGAATTCTTTTAATTATTGTTTTCAGTAAAGTGAATTATCTCTTAAGCAAGTAAATTTTCTATTATATTTTGTCTGTAAAATCATTATCTGCTTCACATGTTTTCATCTTCTTATCTAACATATCATAAGagcatattttaattatatttgtctTTTTTATCTACGCTTGTTTTTTATACAATTTAAATACATTGATCCCGTTAAATCAACTCAATTGATAGTTGTTCAGAGACATCATAGATGAGGTGCTGGGGTCGTATTCtcaacatccatttgataaaaaaaaaaatagatgtaAAATCTTTAAATGGGTTGCCACATAATATTAAAACCAAACCGAGTATTTCCAACTGACCAACCCAATGTGAAGAGAGAATAATAAAGAATGGCCTACACATTCAATTTAGGATAATTCTAAAGTATGCATGTAGAAGCATGTGGAACATTCAACTTTGCCAGCTATTGTCTCCCAGCTTCTATCATTGATCTGTGATCCCCAATCACGCCCAACATACTAATAAACACAACAGCTAATAAAAGCTGCCTCGATTTCACAATCACCTAACtcataataaaattattactccatgatttttttattcattctaaCTCATTctctttaaaatgttttctaataTTGTAGATTTCATTCTCTTAGTTTATCCGATATCTAACGTTACCTTCACACTACTACAATATAAAAATACTCATTCACAAATCATGCCAATAATTTTATTCATTCGTTGACTTTCACATTCATGACTTTGATCCATCGTGTGAGCAAGCTCTATATATAACAAATTTCTCCTTTTTCAATTCTCATCATACATTCATAtaagcatagtttgttttgagAAAGTTAAGATGGCAAAGTTCAACATGGAGTACTATCTTCCAATAATAGCTATGGTAGTTTTGCAATTTATATCTGCAGGTACAACTCTTGGTAATAGAGTTGTGCTTGTGGATGGAATGAGTCCAAGGGTGTTTGTGGTATATCGTCATGCTTTTGCCACCATTTTTCTTGCTCCCATTGCTTATATATCATCAAGGTAACTTTTACTACTctcattttttttgttattattgtttCTTAATTACTCTATATTCCCTCTCATGTTCTTTAACTagttacttgtttcttttttcttttcttacagGAGAAACTCTGTCTCATGTTCCTTAAATTTAAGGAGTTTTTCATGGATCTTCTTCACCTCACTAATTGGGTTTGTTTCTATTCTCAACTAGTATAAATGCATATTTAGATTCATGAAAAATCATAAATTGTGTTCCTAAAGTTACATCTCGTCTGTTAATTACATGGCATTATTGTGTTGTAAGTATAATTCATATTAAAAGATGGAATGTGACtgtaaaataattttccatggtCATCCGATGAGCATTGTGTATTCCATTAGATGATATTGATATTTTCAAATGAATGGTATGTCACGGCGGTTTGATGATTTTCTATTGGAcgaaaaatgtaattttttttatcggAGCATGTCCATTAAACTCAATTCAAATAGTAAATATTATAGTGAGGATTCATATACCGCGACACATATTTAGAATTCTTAATTTTCTATTTCTCGATATTTAGTGTATGgatttcttctcaatttttgaaagtaaaataaaaaatgatattagGATTTCAATTTTACTAAGATGTGAGATTGATTCTTATATTTCACTCTTTTATATTGCAGCATTACATTGAATCAAAATTTACTTTCCGAGGGTCTATTactatcttcttcttcaatttcaaGTGCCATGGCCAATCTTATTCCAGCTGTCACATTTGTTATAGCAGCCTTTGCAGGGTAATTAAAAAACACaatgtatttttttattcaagTCAAAATTcaagcatatgaatttttttttaaatttgaaattaaatatattacagAATGGAGAAAGTGAATATTCGAAGTTTGAGAAGTATAGCTAAAATAGTTGGGACAATTATATGCGTATGTGGAGCATTGTCAATTGCATTGTTGAAGGGTCCAAAACTACTAAATGCCGAAAACTTAACTTCAAAATCAATCATTGGATTATCATTAGAAAGTGATGATAATTGGTTGCTTGGATGTTTGTTTCTCATAGGAAACAATGTTGCCTGGGCAATTTTTCTCATTTTGCaggtattttattttcaattatgttATATGAATAttatttgaaaattttttttttttttttgtagattaaagataaaatttgaaaaaagtttaaaaagtGGAATCCATTTTCTTAATAGACAATTTTGTATCATGCAACCTTACATCCAAATACCTTCCACAGGTTCCAGCTTATGCAAGCCATCCTAATTCCATATCACTGGCAGCATGGATGTGTTTTATGGGAACATTACAATCAATAGCAGTAGCATTGTTCATGGATCCGAATTTAAATGCGTGGAAGATTAACTCTCTACTTCAATTATGTTGCGTTTTATATTCGGTATGTTGATGATTTCTCATAGTAATACaacaatattaatttatataaataaatacatCAATCATCATTATTAGCCTAATTTGAAATAAACATTTTGCAGGGAATTATGGGATCTGGAGTTGCACTTTGTTTCCAAGCATGGTGCATTTCAATGAGAGGGCCTCTTTTCTCTGCGGTGTTTAATCCTTTGTTAACGTTGATCGTGACTATACTAGCTACCTTATTGCTTCATGAGAAAATATATGTTGGAAGGTACTAATATTTAAGTTATGATAACTAatgaatattaatataatttgatCTATTGGTAATGAAATGACTGTGTTGTTTCTTGTGTTAGTTTGATAGGTGCGATTGGAGTGGTCATTGGATTGTATATTGTGCTATGGGGTAAGGCTGAAGAAGCAGTTGATGTCAAAGATAAGACAGAGAAGATTGTTGATATTGAATCTTGTGGAAAAATACACTGTAAAAATGATTTGGAAGATCCTCTTTTACCTAACAAACCTTTAGAAAATCAAGAGTTCTAACTGACCTGATCTAGTGGAATTCATTGGTTTGGGTGTTGTTTGGGGTTTCTTGGTCTGTTGATGGTGGGACTGGCGGTCTAAGCTCTAGCCGGGTCTTCTGTTAGGAAGGGGCATCGTAAAGTGGTTTTGTTTGGGAGCTCCTatacttctttttcttttggtttcTTGGCACTACTTGTGACAGCTGACTGTGATCTCTATTTGTTATAGGTTAATTCCCTTGCgtgtatatataaatattttttataaaatatattttaaaaaaatttaattacacTAAATATTGATTGAAAGGGCTATGTACTATAATAAATGAATGTCAAAGTATATCTTTATGGTTATGATTATTCTTCTTATATTTCTTTAGATTAGATTAATCATTTCAGATTACTACTGCAATAATTTTTATTGAGAAAATTGTGAAAAGAATTCCTAAATAAATTGAAAGATATGATCAATACAACCTAGATGAGTCTGGTTGATGAGGAGAAATGACTTCATAGTCAATACTTTTAAATCTTTCATACCATTCCATTTCGCTTTACTTTATCCGATTTTAGTTTATCTAAATAATAGAACTTTATTCTACATCTTTCTAACCCGCTTCATTCCGTTAAATTTCATTCGTCCAAACAATAttctaaattttgaattttaactaatTTTAGAAGGGTTGTTTCAAACATTTTGTATCGATTCTTTTGGCAAGTAAAATTATATATACAAGACTATTCTTATTCTCTATTTCATAACTTTTACATTGAAACCCCAAATATATTCACACAAAAACAAAACCATCtttgatatttttattgaatcaaatattaaagAACTACATTTTGCtgttaattccaaaaaaaaaaaacatcc includes these proteins:
- the LOC131617956 gene encoding WAT1-related protein At4g30420-like, translated to MAKFNMEYYLPIIAMVVLQFISAGTTLGNRVVLVDGMSPRVFVVYRHAFATIFLAPIAYISSRRNSVSCSLNLRSFSWIFFTSLIGITLNQNLLSEGLLLSSSSISSAMANLIPAVTFVIAAFAGMEKVNIRSLRSIAKIVGTIICVCGALSIALLKGPKLLNAENLTSKSIIGLSLESDDNWLLGCLFLIGNNVAWAIFLILQVPAYASHPNSISLAAWMCFMGTLQSIAVALFMDPNLNAWKINSLLQLCCVLYSGIMGSGVALCFQAWCISMRGPLFSAVFNPLLTLIVTILATLLLHEKIYVGSLIGAIGVVIGLYIVLWGKAEEAVDVKDKTEKIVDIESCGKIHCKNDLEDPLLPNKPLENQEF